The Bos indicus x Bos taurus breed Angus x Brahman F1 hybrid chromosome 11, Bos_hybrid_MaternalHap_v2.0, whole genome shotgun sequence genome includes a region encoding these proteins:
- the UBAC1 gene encoding ubiquitin-associated domain-containing protein 1 isoform X1, whose product MFVQEEKIFAGKVLRLHVCASDGAEWLEEATEDTSVEKLKDRCLKHCAPGGLEDPKNVTHHKLIHAASERVLSDAKTLLEEHVQDEDVILLIRKRAPAPLPKMAEVSAEEQKKQEQKAPDRDAIFRATASLPSHNMDRAVVQTSARDFQTELRKILVSLIEVAQKLLALNPDAVELFRKANAMLDEDEDERMDEAALRQLTEMGFPETRAAKALRLNHMSVPQAMEWLIEHADDPTIDTPLPGPSSQGEAGAEAAPAAGTSEEEEEARDELTEIFKKIRRKREFRADARAVISLMEMGFDEKEVIDALRVSNNQQNAACEWLLGDRRPSPEELDKGIDPESPLFQAILDNPVVQLGLTNPKTLLALKNQLQQVIRLGECRQRPAGQGRAQRRLRWLVALSLCKGCLGACFAYEIRYDIKKCV is encoded by the exons ATGTTCGTGCAGGAGGAGAAGATCTTTGCGGGCAAGGTGCTGCGGCTGCACGTCTGCGCGTCCGATGGCGCCGAGTGGCTGGAGGAGGCGACCGAGGACACCTCGGTGGAGAAGCTCAAGGACCGCTGCCTCAAGCAC tGTGCGCCTGGGGGCTTAGAAGACCCCAAAAATGTGACCCATCACAAATTAATACACGCCGCGTCTGAGAGGGTGCTGAGTGACGCCAAGACCCTCCTGGAGGAGCACGTCCAGGACGAGG ATGTGATACTGTTGATCCGAAAGCGCGCTCCAGCCCCCCTCCCAAAGATGGCCGAAGTCTCCGCAGAAGAACAG AAAAAACAAGAGCAGAAAGCCCCGGACAGAGACGCTATCTTCCGAGCCACCGCCAGCCTGCCCTCCCACAACATGGACCGGGCCGTGGTGCAGACCAGCGCGAGGGAC ttcCAGACGGAGCTCCGGAAAATCCTGGTGTCTCTCATCGAGGTGGCTCAGAAGTTGCTGGCGCTGAACCCGGATGCCGTGGAATTATTTAGGAAGGCAAACG CCATGCTGGACGAAGATGAGGACGAGCGCATGGACGAGGCAGCCCTGCGGCAGCTCACGGAGATGGGCTTCCCGGAGACCAGGGCGGCTAAGGCCCTGCGGCTGAACCA CATGTCGGTGCCCCAGGCCATGGAGTGGCTCATCGAGCACGCAGATGACCCCACCATCGACACTCCACTCCCAGGCCCATCCTCGCAGGGAGAGGCGGGCGCCGAGGCCGCCCCTGCTGCCGGGaccagtgaggaggaggaggaggccagaGATGAGCTGACGGAGATCTTCAAGAAGATCCGGAGGAAAAGGGAGTTTCGTGCGGATGCCCGG GCTGTCATTTCCCTGATGGAGATGGGCTTCGATGAGAAGGAAGTGATCGACGCCCTCAGAGTGAGCAACAACCAGCAGAACGCCGCC TGCGAATGGCTGCTGGGCGACCGCAGGCCCTCTCCCGAGGAGCTGGACAAGGGCATCGACCCCGAGAGCCCCCTGTTTCAGGCCATTCTGGACAACCCCGTGGTGCAGCTGGGCCTGACCAACCCGAAGACCTTACTAG CTCTGAAAAACCAGCTCCAGCAGGTGATCCGGTTGGGAGAGTGTAGACAGCGCCCAGCAGGTCAGGGCCGTGCCCAGAGGAGGCTTCGTTGGCTGGTGGCTCTTAGTCTCTGTAAGGGTTGCCTCGGTGCTTGTTTTGCCTATGAGATACGATATGATATAAAAAAGTGTGTATAA
- the UBAC1 gene encoding ubiquitin-associated domain-containing protein 1 isoform X3 encodes MFVQEEKIFAGKVLRLHVCASDGAEWLEEATEDTSVEKLKDRCLKHCAPGGLEDPKNVTHHKLIHAASERVLSDAKTLLEEHVQDEDVILLIRKRAPAPLPKMAEVSAEEQKKQEQKAPDRDAIFRATASLPSHNMDRAVVQTSARDFQTELRKILVSLIEVAQKLLALNPDAVELFRKANAMLDEDEDERMDEAALRQLTEMGFPETRAAKALRLNHMSVPQAMEWLIEHADDPTIDTPLPGPSSQGEAGAEAAPAAGTSEEEEEARDELTEIFKKIRRKREFRADARCEWLLGDRRPSPEELDKGIDPESPLFQAILDNPVVQLGLTNPKTLLALKNQLQQVIRLGECRQRPAGQGRAQRRLRWLVALSLCKGCLGACFAYEIRYDIKKCV; translated from the exons ATGTTCGTGCAGGAGGAGAAGATCTTTGCGGGCAAGGTGCTGCGGCTGCACGTCTGCGCGTCCGATGGCGCCGAGTGGCTGGAGGAGGCGACCGAGGACACCTCGGTGGAGAAGCTCAAGGACCGCTGCCTCAAGCAC tGTGCGCCTGGGGGCTTAGAAGACCCCAAAAATGTGACCCATCACAAATTAATACACGCCGCGTCTGAGAGGGTGCTGAGTGACGCCAAGACCCTCCTGGAGGAGCACGTCCAGGACGAGG ATGTGATACTGTTGATCCGAAAGCGCGCTCCAGCCCCCCTCCCAAAGATGGCCGAAGTCTCCGCAGAAGAACAG AAAAAACAAGAGCAGAAAGCCCCGGACAGAGACGCTATCTTCCGAGCCACCGCCAGCCTGCCCTCCCACAACATGGACCGGGCCGTGGTGCAGACCAGCGCGAGGGAC ttcCAGACGGAGCTCCGGAAAATCCTGGTGTCTCTCATCGAGGTGGCTCAGAAGTTGCTGGCGCTGAACCCGGATGCCGTGGAATTATTTAGGAAGGCAAACG CCATGCTGGACGAAGATGAGGACGAGCGCATGGACGAGGCAGCCCTGCGGCAGCTCACGGAGATGGGCTTCCCGGAGACCAGGGCGGCTAAGGCCCTGCGGCTGAACCA CATGTCGGTGCCCCAGGCCATGGAGTGGCTCATCGAGCACGCAGATGACCCCACCATCGACACTCCACTCCCAGGCCCATCCTCGCAGGGAGAGGCGGGCGCCGAGGCCGCCCCTGCTGCCGGGaccagtgaggaggaggaggaggccagaGATGAGCTGACGGAGATCTTCAAGAAGATCCGGAGGAAAAGGGAGTTTCGTGCGGATGCCCGG TGCGAATGGCTGCTGGGCGACCGCAGGCCCTCTCCCGAGGAGCTGGACAAGGGCATCGACCCCGAGAGCCCCCTGTTTCAGGCCATTCTGGACAACCCCGTGGTGCAGCTGGGCCTGACCAACCCGAAGACCTTACTAG CTCTGAAAAACCAGCTCCAGCAGGTGATCCGGTTGGGAGAGTGTAGACAGCGCCCAGCAGGTCAGGGCCGTGCCCAGAGGAGGCTTCGTTGGCTGGTGGCTCTTAGTCTCTGTAAGGGTTGCCTCGGTGCTTGTTTTGCCTATGAGATACGATATGATATAAAAAAGTGTGTATAA
- the UBAC1 gene encoding ubiquitin-associated domain-containing protein 1 isoform X2, translating into MFVQEEKIFAGKVLRLHVCASDGAEWLEEATEDTSVEKLKDRCLKHCAPGGLEDPKNVTHHKLIHAASERVLSDAKTLLEEHVQDEDVILLIRKRAPAPLPKMAEVSAEEQKKQEQKAPDRDAIFRATASLPSHNMDRAVVQTSARDFQTELRKILVSLIEVAQKLLALNPDAVELFRKANAMLDEDEDERMDEAALRQLTEMGFPETRAAKALRLNHMSVPQAMEWLIEHADDPTIDTPLPGPSSQGEAGAEAAPAAGTSEEEEEARDELTEIFKKIRRKREFRADARAVISLMEMGFDEKEVIDALRVSNNQQNAACEWLLGDRRPSPEELDKGIDPESPLFQAILDNPVVQLGLTNPKTLLAFEDMLENPLNSTQWMNDPETGPVMLQISRIFQTLNRT; encoded by the exons ATGTTCGTGCAGGAGGAGAAGATCTTTGCGGGCAAGGTGCTGCGGCTGCACGTCTGCGCGTCCGATGGCGCCGAGTGGCTGGAGGAGGCGACCGAGGACACCTCGGTGGAGAAGCTCAAGGACCGCTGCCTCAAGCAC tGTGCGCCTGGGGGCTTAGAAGACCCCAAAAATGTGACCCATCACAAATTAATACACGCCGCGTCTGAGAGGGTGCTGAGTGACGCCAAGACCCTCCTGGAGGAGCACGTCCAGGACGAGG ATGTGATACTGTTGATCCGAAAGCGCGCTCCAGCCCCCCTCCCAAAGATGGCCGAAGTCTCCGCAGAAGAACAG AAAAAACAAGAGCAGAAAGCCCCGGACAGAGACGCTATCTTCCGAGCCACCGCCAGCCTGCCCTCCCACAACATGGACCGGGCCGTGGTGCAGACCAGCGCGAGGGAC ttcCAGACGGAGCTCCGGAAAATCCTGGTGTCTCTCATCGAGGTGGCTCAGAAGTTGCTGGCGCTGAACCCGGATGCCGTGGAATTATTTAGGAAGGCAAACG CCATGCTGGACGAAGATGAGGACGAGCGCATGGACGAGGCAGCCCTGCGGCAGCTCACGGAGATGGGCTTCCCGGAGACCAGGGCGGCTAAGGCCCTGCGGCTGAACCA CATGTCGGTGCCCCAGGCCATGGAGTGGCTCATCGAGCACGCAGATGACCCCACCATCGACACTCCACTCCCAGGCCCATCCTCGCAGGGAGAGGCGGGCGCCGAGGCCGCCCCTGCTGCCGGGaccagtgaggaggaggaggaggccagaGATGAGCTGACGGAGATCTTCAAGAAGATCCGGAGGAAAAGGGAGTTTCGTGCGGATGCCCGG GCTGTCATTTCCCTGATGGAGATGGGCTTCGATGAGAAGGAAGTGATCGACGCCCTCAGAGTGAGCAACAACCAGCAGAACGCCGCC TGCGAATGGCTGCTGGGCGACCGCAGGCCCTCTCCCGAGGAGCTGGACAAGGGCATCGACCCCGAGAGCCCCCTGTTTCAGGCCATTCTGGACAACCCCGTGGTGCAGCTGGGCCTGACCAACCCGAAGACCTTACTAG